In Oreochromis niloticus isolate F11D_XX linkage group LG5, O_niloticus_UMD_NMBU, whole genome shotgun sequence, a single window of DNA contains:
- the bloc1s1 gene encoding biogenesis of lysosome-related organelles complex 1 subunit 1 translates to MLSRLLKEHQAKQNERKELQEKRRREAIAAATCLTEALVDHLNVGVAQAYVNQRKLDHEVKTLQVQASQFSKQTAQWISMVEGFNQALKEIGDVENWARSIEMDMRTIATALEYVHKGQLQSACS, encoded by the exons ATGTTATCTCGTCTACTGAAGGAGCACCAGGCGAAGCAAAATGAGCGGAAGGAGCTGCAGG agAAACGCAGACGTGAAGCAATTGCTGCAGCCACTTGTTTGACAGAAGCCCTGGTAGACCACCTGAACGTTGG AGTTGCACAGGCATATGTAAACCAGCGAAAGCTTGACCATGAGGTTAAGACTCTTCAAGTGCAGGCAAGCCAGTTCTCCAAACAAACTGCTCAGTGGATCAGTATGGTGGAGGGTTTCAATCAAGCATTAAAG GAAATTGGGGATGTAGAAAACTGGGCACGAAGTATTGAGATGGACATGAGGACAATAGCAACAGCGCTGGAGTATGTACACAAGGGTCAGCTTCAGTCTGCTTGCTCATAA
- the rdh5 gene encoding retinol dehydrogenase 5, which produces MDTQFVYDLLGENAWLYISATFIVLWIVGWLYRDSLEIEDFKSKYVFVTGCDTGFGNLLCKKLDRKGFRVLAGCLTEKGADDLKRVAGPYLKTVLLDVTSQDSIEKAMEWTKQEVGDKGLWGLVNNAGRSLPMGPSEWMKVEDFHSTLKVNMNGVIAMTMTFLPLIKQARGRIVNVASVLGRVAANGGGYCISKFAVESFSDCLRRDIHYFGIKVCIVEPGFFKTAVTSLEPIERELHRLWNQLSPEVKASYGDKYLDKYIKTQRLIMNAVCDSDLTKVTNCMEHALSAAYPRTRYSAGWDAKLVWIPLSYMPSFVVDIALKLVLPRPSKSV; this is translated from the exons ATGGATACACAGTTTGTGTATGACCTTTTAGG GGAAAATGCTTGGTTATACATCTCTGCTACCTTCATTGTGTTGTGGATTGTCGGGTGGCTCTACAGAGACAGCCTGGAGATTGAGGATTTCAAATCTAAGTATGTCTTTGTTACTGGCTGTGACACGGGGTTTGGAAACCTGCTGTGTAAGAAACTGGATCGTAAAGGTTTCCGTGTACTAGCTGGCTGTCTCACAGAAAAGGGAGCTGATGATCTGAAAAGAGTGGCAGGGCCTTATCTGAAGACTGTCCTGCTGGATGTGACCAGTCAGGATAGCATTGAAAAAGCAATGGAGTGGACCAAGCAAGAGGTTGGCGATAAGG GACTTTGGGGTCTTGTGAACAATGCTGGACGTTCATTACCCATGGGTCCATCAGAGTGGATGAAAGTGGAGGATTTCCACAGCACACTGAAAGTAAACATGAATGGAGTGATTGCCATGACAATGACCTTCCTGCCCCTCATCAAACAGGCTCGTGGCCGTATTGTAAATGTAGCATCAGTGCTTGGTAGGGTGGCAGCAAATGGTGGTGGATACTGCATTTCCAAGTTTGCAGTAGAATCTTTCTCTGACTGCCTCAG GAGAGACATCCACTACTTTGGAATTAAGGTGTGTATCGTTGAGCCCGGGTTTTTCAAGACTGCAGTAACAAGCCTTGAACCCATTGAGAGGGAGCTCCATCGCCTGTGGAACCAACTCAGCCCTGAAGTAAAGGCCAGCTATGGAGACAAATACCTTGATAAAT ATATCAAGACACAGCGTTTGATCATGAATGCCGTCTGCGACTCTGACCTCACTAAAGTGACCAACTGCATGGAGCACGCTCTCTCTGCTGCCTACCCTCGCACCAGATACAGTGCTGGCTGGGATGCCAAGCTTGTCTGGATCCCCCTCTCTTACATGCCTTCCTTTGTAGTTGATATTGCACTGAAGCTCGTGCTTCCACGTCCTTCAAAGAGCGTCTGA
- the gls2b gene encoding glutaminase 2b isoform X3: MHFLNALRLSNSAQLMVKSTDVAKKVFIVQPACCMGTKSITQFQRRSPAIRDHFHLKMNMHSKPSGSGVENMLFYTITEGKEQVPISYFTAALKKNGLHPSDPRLKDCMEKLRQAVKESVGEVMMDKDLFHRCVGGNIVLLIQAFRKKFIIPEFDLFVQKINEIYEKVQKQSDGKVADYIPQLAKFSPELWGVSLCTVDGQRHSVGHTKQPFCLQSCVKPLQYAIAVHESGTEKVHRYVGMEPSGLKFNVLSLDDEDKPHNPMVNAGAILISSLIKPHSNKAEKFDYVMEFVKKMAGQEYVGFSNATFQSEKETGDRNFAIGYYMKEKKCFPLGADMIDALDFYFQLCSIEVTCESGSIMAATLANGGICPITGERVLSTEAVRNTLSLMHSCGMYDFSGQMAFHVGLPAKSGVSGAILLVIPNVMGVMCWSPPLDRVGNSVRGIHFCQELVSVFNFHNYDNLRHFVKKQDPRRQDGDDRNKSVFNLLFAAYSGDVSALRRFALSSMDMDLKDYDSRTALHVAAAEGHMDVVKFLTETCKVDPFVEDRWGNLPVDDAMQFGHDKLVKVLKDYQQECMQQEKKQSEAVHPQKLDTIDGMV, translated from the exons ATGCATTTCCTGAACGCGCTGCGCCTGTCAAACTCTGCTCAACTGATGGTCAAAAGTACAGATGTGGCGAAGAAGGTTTTCATTGTGCAGCCAGCATGCTGTATGGGCACGAAATCAATAACACAGTTTCAGAGACGATCCCCTGCAATACGAGATCATTTCCATCTGAAAAT GAACATGCATTCAAAGCCGTCTGGTTCTGGAGTGGAAAACATGCTTTTCTACACCATCACAGAGGGAAAAGAACAAGTGCCCATCTCATACTTTACAGCA gcactgaaaaaaaatggtCTTCACCCATCCGATCCTCGCCTTAAAGACTGCATGGAAAAGCTCCGACAGGCTGTGAAGGAATCTGTTGGTGAGGTGATGATGGACAAAGACCTTTTCCACAG ATGTGTAGGAGGAAACATTGTTCTGCTAATCCAGGCCTTCAGGAAGAAGTTTATCATCCCTGAGTTTGACCTGTTTgtacagaaaataaatgaaatctaCGAAAAAGTGCAGAAGCAAAGTGATGGGAAG GTTGCAGACTACATCCCCCAGCTGGCTAAATTCAGCCCAGAGCTATGGGGTGTGTCTTTGTGTACAGTTGACGGACAGAG gcaCTCAGTAGGCCACACCAAACAGCCATTTTGCCTGCAGTCCTGCGTGAAGCCCCTGCAGTATGCCATTGCCGTACATGAGTCAGGAACAGAAAAGGTTCACCGCTATGTTGGCATGGAGCCCAGTGGACTCAAGTTCAATGTGCTTTCACTTGATGATGAAG ATAAGCCCCATAATCCCATGGTGAATGCTGGAGCCATTTTGATCAGCTCTCTTATCAAG CCTCACTCAAATAAGGCAGAGAAGTTTGACTAT gttaTGGAGTTTGTGAAAAAGATGGCTGGCCAAGAATATGTAGGATTCAGCAATGCCAC GTTCCagtcagaaaaagaaacaggcGACAGAAATTTTGCCATCGGATACTACATGAAAGAGAAGAAG TGTTTTCCTCTGGGAGCAGATATGATTGATGCCCTTGACTTCTACTTCCAG CTTTGCTCCATTGAGGTAACCTGTGAGTCAGGAAGCATCATGGCTGCCACTCTGGCCAATGGGGGAATTTGCCCAATTACAGGCGAGCGTGTCCTGAGTACTGAGGCTGTGCGAAACACCCTGAGCCTCATGCACTCCTGTGGCATGTATGACTTCTCTGGCCAGATGGCTTTTCAT GTGGGCTTGCCTGCAAAATCGGGAGTATCCGGTGCAATTCTGTTGGTGATCCCCAATGTGATGGGAGTGATGTGCTGGTCTCCTCCACTGGACAGGGTTGGAAATAGTGTCCGAGGAATACACTTCTGTCAG gaACTTGTGTCAGTGTTCAATTTTCACAATTACGACAACTTGAGGCACTTTGTAAAGAAACAGGACCCTCGCAGACAGGATGGCGATGACAGG AACAAGTCTGTTTTCAACTTGTTGTTTGCCGCCTACAGTGGAGATGTATCGGCACTGAGAAG atttGCGCTTTCTTCCATGGACATGGACCTCAAAGACTATGATTCTCGAACAGCGCTTCATGTTGCTGCAGCTGAGG GTCACATGGATGTAGTAAAATTCCTCACTGAAACCTGCAAAGTTGATCCATTTGTAGAAGACAG GTGGGGGAATCTACCGGTCGATGATGCCATGCAGTTTGGGCATGACAAGCTAGTGAAGGTGCTCAAAGATTACCAGCAAGAGTGCATGCAGCAGGAAAAGAAGCAGAGTGAAGCTGTGCATCCCCAGAAGCTTGACACCATCGACGGCATGGTGTGA
- the gls2b gene encoding glutaminase 2b isoform X2 — MHFLNALRLSNSAQLMVKSTDVAKKVFIVQPACCMGTKSITQFQRRSPAIRDHFHLKIHRETIEGREQSPYGTPHRNMHSKPSGSGVENMLFYTITEGKEQVPISYFTAALKKNGLHPSDPRLKDCMEKLRQAVKESVGEVMMDKDLFHRCVGGNIVLLIQAFRKKFIIPEFDLFVQKINEIYEKVQKQSDGKVADYIPQLAKFSPELWGVSLCTVDGQRHSVGHTKQPFCLQSCVKPLQYAIAVHESGTEKVHRYVGMEPSGLKFNVLSLDDEDKPHNPMVNAGAILISSLIKPHSNKAEKFDYVMEFVKKMAGQEYVGFSNATFQSEKETGDRNFAIGYYMKEKKLCSIEVTCESGSIMAATLANGGICPITGERVLSTEAVRNTLSLMHSCGMYDFSGQMAFHVGLPAKSGVSGAILLVIPNVMGVMCWSPPLDRVGNSVRGIHFCQELVSVFNFHNYDNLRHFVKKQDPRRQDGDDRNKSVFNLLFAAYSGDVSALRRFALSSMDMDLKDYDSRTALHVAAAEGHMDVVKFLTETCKVDPFVEDRWGNLPVDDAMQFGHDKLVKVLKDYQQECMQQEKKQSEAVHPQKLDTIDGMV, encoded by the exons ATGCATTTCCTGAACGCGCTGCGCCTGTCAAACTCTGCTCAACTGATGGTCAAAAGTACAGATGTGGCGAAGAAGGTTTTCATTGTGCAGCCAGCATGCTGTATGGGCACGAAATCAATAACACAGTTTCAGAGACGATCCCCTGCAATACGAGATCATTTCCATCTGAAAAT ACACAGAGAAACTATAGAGGGAAGAGAACAGTCACCATATGGAACTCCACACAG GAACATGCATTCAAAGCCGTCTGGTTCTGGAGTGGAAAACATGCTTTTCTACACCATCACAGAGGGAAAAGAACAAGTGCCCATCTCATACTTTACAGCA gcactgaaaaaaaatggtCTTCACCCATCCGATCCTCGCCTTAAAGACTGCATGGAAAAGCTCCGACAGGCTGTGAAGGAATCTGTTGGTGAGGTGATGATGGACAAAGACCTTTTCCACAG ATGTGTAGGAGGAAACATTGTTCTGCTAATCCAGGCCTTCAGGAAGAAGTTTATCATCCCTGAGTTTGACCTGTTTgtacagaaaataaatgaaatctaCGAAAAAGTGCAGAAGCAAAGTGATGGGAAG GTTGCAGACTACATCCCCCAGCTGGCTAAATTCAGCCCAGAGCTATGGGGTGTGTCTTTGTGTACAGTTGACGGACAGAG gcaCTCAGTAGGCCACACCAAACAGCCATTTTGCCTGCAGTCCTGCGTGAAGCCCCTGCAGTATGCCATTGCCGTACATGAGTCAGGAACAGAAAAGGTTCACCGCTATGTTGGCATGGAGCCCAGTGGACTCAAGTTCAATGTGCTTTCACTTGATGATGAAG ATAAGCCCCATAATCCCATGGTGAATGCTGGAGCCATTTTGATCAGCTCTCTTATCAAG CCTCACTCAAATAAGGCAGAGAAGTTTGACTAT gttaTGGAGTTTGTGAAAAAGATGGCTGGCCAAGAATATGTAGGATTCAGCAATGCCAC GTTCCagtcagaaaaagaaacaggcGACAGAAATTTTGCCATCGGATACTACATGAAAGAGAAGAAG CTTTGCTCCATTGAGGTAACCTGTGAGTCAGGAAGCATCATGGCTGCCACTCTGGCCAATGGGGGAATTTGCCCAATTACAGGCGAGCGTGTCCTGAGTACTGAGGCTGTGCGAAACACCCTGAGCCTCATGCACTCCTGTGGCATGTATGACTTCTCTGGCCAGATGGCTTTTCAT GTGGGCTTGCCTGCAAAATCGGGAGTATCCGGTGCAATTCTGTTGGTGATCCCCAATGTGATGGGAGTGATGTGCTGGTCTCCTCCACTGGACAGGGTTGGAAATAGTGTCCGAGGAATACACTTCTGTCAG gaACTTGTGTCAGTGTTCAATTTTCACAATTACGACAACTTGAGGCACTTTGTAAAGAAACAGGACCCTCGCAGACAGGATGGCGATGACAGG AACAAGTCTGTTTTCAACTTGTTGTTTGCCGCCTACAGTGGAGATGTATCGGCACTGAGAAG atttGCGCTTTCTTCCATGGACATGGACCTCAAAGACTATGATTCTCGAACAGCGCTTCATGTTGCTGCAGCTGAGG GTCACATGGATGTAGTAAAATTCCTCACTGAAACCTGCAAAGTTGATCCATTTGTAGAAGACAG GTGGGGGAATCTACCGGTCGATGATGCCATGCAGTTTGGGCATGACAAGCTAGTGAAGGTGCTCAAAGATTACCAGCAAGAGTGCATGCAGCAGGAAAAGAAGCAGAGTGAAGCTGTGCATCCCCAGAAGCTTGACACCATCGACGGCATGGTGTGA
- the gls2b gene encoding glutaminase 2b isoform X1: MHFLNALRLSNSAQLMVKSTDVAKKVFIVQPACCMGTKSITQFQRRSPAIRDHFHLKIHRETIEGREQSPYGTPHRNMHSKPSGSGVENMLFYTITEGKEQVPISYFTAALKKNGLHPSDPRLKDCMEKLRQAVKESVGEVMMDKDLFHRCVGGNIVLLIQAFRKKFIIPEFDLFVQKINEIYEKVQKQSDGKVADYIPQLAKFSPELWGVSLCTVDGQRHSVGHTKQPFCLQSCVKPLQYAIAVHESGTEKVHRYVGMEPSGLKFNVLSLDDEDKPHNPMVNAGAILISSLIKPHSNKAEKFDYVMEFVKKMAGQEYVGFSNATFQSEKETGDRNFAIGYYMKEKKCFPLGADMIDALDFYFQLCSIEVTCESGSIMAATLANGGICPITGERVLSTEAVRNTLSLMHSCGMYDFSGQMAFHVGLPAKSGVSGAILLVIPNVMGVMCWSPPLDRVGNSVRGIHFCQELVSVFNFHNYDNLRHFVKKQDPRRQDGDDRNKSVFNLLFAAYSGDVSALRRFALSSMDMDLKDYDSRTALHVAAAEGHMDVVKFLTETCKVDPFVEDRWGNLPVDDAMQFGHDKLVKVLKDYQQECMQQEKKQSEAVHPQKLDTIDGMV; encoded by the exons ATGCATTTCCTGAACGCGCTGCGCCTGTCAAACTCTGCTCAACTGATGGTCAAAAGTACAGATGTGGCGAAGAAGGTTTTCATTGTGCAGCCAGCATGCTGTATGGGCACGAAATCAATAACACAGTTTCAGAGACGATCCCCTGCAATACGAGATCATTTCCATCTGAAAAT ACACAGAGAAACTATAGAGGGAAGAGAACAGTCACCATATGGAACTCCACACAG GAACATGCATTCAAAGCCGTCTGGTTCTGGAGTGGAAAACATGCTTTTCTACACCATCACAGAGGGAAAAGAACAAGTGCCCATCTCATACTTTACAGCA gcactgaaaaaaaatggtCTTCACCCATCCGATCCTCGCCTTAAAGACTGCATGGAAAAGCTCCGACAGGCTGTGAAGGAATCTGTTGGTGAGGTGATGATGGACAAAGACCTTTTCCACAG ATGTGTAGGAGGAAACATTGTTCTGCTAATCCAGGCCTTCAGGAAGAAGTTTATCATCCCTGAGTTTGACCTGTTTgtacagaaaataaatgaaatctaCGAAAAAGTGCAGAAGCAAAGTGATGGGAAG GTTGCAGACTACATCCCCCAGCTGGCTAAATTCAGCCCAGAGCTATGGGGTGTGTCTTTGTGTACAGTTGACGGACAGAG gcaCTCAGTAGGCCACACCAAACAGCCATTTTGCCTGCAGTCCTGCGTGAAGCCCCTGCAGTATGCCATTGCCGTACATGAGTCAGGAACAGAAAAGGTTCACCGCTATGTTGGCATGGAGCCCAGTGGACTCAAGTTCAATGTGCTTTCACTTGATGATGAAG ATAAGCCCCATAATCCCATGGTGAATGCTGGAGCCATTTTGATCAGCTCTCTTATCAAG CCTCACTCAAATAAGGCAGAGAAGTTTGACTAT gttaTGGAGTTTGTGAAAAAGATGGCTGGCCAAGAATATGTAGGATTCAGCAATGCCAC GTTCCagtcagaaaaagaaacaggcGACAGAAATTTTGCCATCGGATACTACATGAAAGAGAAGAAG TGTTTTCCTCTGGGAGCAGATATGATTGATGCCCTTGACTTCTACTTCCAG CTTTGCTCCATTGAGGTAACCTGTGAGTCAGGAAGCATCATGGCTGCCACTCTGGCCAATGGGGGAATTTGCCCAATTACAGGCGAGCGTGTCCTGAGTACTGAGGCTGTGCGAAACACCCTGAGCCTCATGCACTCCTGTGGCATGTATGACTTCTCTGGCCAGATGGCTTTTCAT GTGGGCTTGCCTGCAAAATCGGGAGTATCCGGTGCAATTCTGTTGGTGATCCCCAATGTGATGGGAGTGATGTGCTGGTCTCCTCCACTGGACAGGGTTGGAAATAGTGTCCGAGGAATACACTTCTGTCAG gaACTTGTGTCAGTGTTCAATTTTCACAATTACGACAACTTGAGGCACTTTGTAAAGAAACAGGACCCTCGCAGACAGGATGGCGATGACAGG AACAAGTCTGTTTTCAACTTGTTGTTTGCCGCCTACAGTGGAGATGTATCGGCACTGAGAAG atttGCGCTTTCTTCCATGGACATGGACCTCAAAGACTATGATTCTCGAACAGCGCTTCATGTTGCTGCAGCTGAGG GTCACATGGATGTAGTAAAATTCCTCACTGAAACCTGCAAAGTTGATCCATTTGTAGAAGACAG GTGGGGGAATCTACCGGTCGATGATGCCATGCAGTTTGGGCATGACAAGCTAGTGAAGGTGCTCAAAGATTACCAGCAAGAGTGCATGCAGCAGGAAAAGAAGCAGAGTGAAGCTGTGCATCCCCAGAAGCTTGACACCATCGACGGCATGGTGTGA
- the gls2b gene encoding glutaminase 2b isoform X4 → MELHTECALHFTRNMHSKPSGSGVENMLFYTITEGKEQVPISYFTAALKKNGLHPSDPRLKDCMEKLRQAVKESVGEVMMDKDLFHRCVGGNIVLLIQAFRKKFIIPEFDLFVQKINEIYEKVQKQSDGKVADYIPQLAKFSPELWGVSLCTVDGQRHSVGHTKQPFCLQSCVKPLQYAIAVHESGTEKVHRYVGMEPSGLKFNVLSLDDEDKPHNPMVNAGAILISSLIKPHSNKAEKFDYVMEFVKKMAGQEYVGFSNATFQSEKETGDRNFAIGYYMKEKKCFPLGADMIDALDFYFQLCSIEVTCESGSIMAATLANGGICPITGERVLSTEAVRNTLSLMHSCGMYDFSGQMAFHVGLPAKSGVSGAILLVIPNVMGVMCWSPPLDRVGNSVRGIHFCQELVSVFNFHNYDNLRHFVKKQDPRRQDGDDRNKSVFNLLFAAYSGDVSALRRFALSSMDMDLKDYDSRTALHVAAAEGHMDVVKFLTETCKVDPFVEDRWGNLPVDDAMQFGHDKLVKVLKDYQQECMQQEKKQSEAVHPQKLDTIDGMV, encoded by the exons ATGGAACTCCACACAG aGTGTGCTCTTCACTTCACCAGGAACATGCATTCAAAGCCGTCTGGTTCTGGAGTGGAAAACATGCTTTTCTACACCATCACAGAGGGAAAAGAACAAGTGCCCATCTCATACTTTACAGCA gcactgaaaaaaaatggtCTTCACCCATCCGATCCTCGCCTTAAAGACTGCATGGAAAAGCTCCGACAGGCTGTGAAGGAATCTGTTGGTGAGGTGATGATGGACAAAGACCTTTTCCACAG ATGTGTAGGAGGAAACATTGTTCTGCTAATCCAGGCCTTCAGGAAGAAGTTTATCATCCCTGAGTTTGACCTGTTTgtacagaaaataaatgaaatctaCGAAAAAGTGCAGAAGCAAAGTGATGGGAAG GTTGCAGACTACATCCCCCAGCTGGCTAAATTCAGCCCAGAGCTATGGGGTGTGTCTTTGTGTACAGTTGACGGACAGAG gcaCTCAGTAGGCCACACCAAACAGCCATTTTGCCTGCAGTCCTGCGTGAAGCCCCTGCAGTATGCCATTGCCGTACATGAGTCAGGAACAGAAAAGGTTCACCGCTATGTTGGCATGGAGCCCAGTGGACTCAAGTTCAATGTGCTTTCACTTGATGATGAAG ATAAGCCCCATAATCCCATGGTGAATGCTGGAGCCATTTTGATCAGCTCTCTTATCAAG CCTCACTCAAATAAGGCAGAGAAGTTTGACTAT gttaTGGAGTTTGTGAAAAAGATGGCTGGCCAAGAATATGTAGGATTCAGCAATGCCAC GTTCCagtcagaaaaagaaacaggcGACAGAAATTTTGCCATCGGATACTACATGAAAGAGAAGAAG TGTTTTCCTCTGGGAGCAGATATGATTGATGCCCTTGACTTCTACTTCCAG CTTTGCTCCATTGAGGTAACCTGTGAGTCAGGAAGCATCATGGCTGCCACTCTGGCCAATGGGGGAATTTGCCCAATTACAGGCGAGCGTGTCCTGAGTACTGAGGCTGTGCGAAACACCCTGAGCCTCATGCACTCCTGTGGCATGTATGACTTCTCTGGCCAGATGGCTTTTCAT GTGGGCTTGCCTGCAAAATCGGGAGTATCCGGTGCAATTCTGTTGGTGATCCCCAATGTGATGGGAGTGATGTGCTGGTCTCCTCCACTGGACAGGGTTGGAAATAGTGTCCGAGGAATACACTTCTGTCAG gaACTTGTGTCAGTGTTCAATTTTCACAATTACGACAACTTGAGGCACTTTGTAAAGAAACAGGACCCTCGCAGACAGGATGGCGATGACAGG AACAAGTCTGTTTTCAACTTGTTGTTTGCCGCCTACAGTGGAGATGTATCGGCACTGAGAAG atttGCGCTTTCTTCCATGGACATGGACCTCAAAGACTATGATTCTCGAACAGCGCTTCATGTTGCTGCAGCTGAGG GTCACATGGATGTAGTAAAATTCCTCACTGAAACCTGCAAAGTTGATCCATTTGTAGAAGACAG GTGGGGGAATCTACCGGTCGATGATGCCATGCAGTTTGGGCATGACAAGCTAGTGAAGGTGCTCAAAGATTACCAGCAAGAGTGCATGCAGCAGGAAAAGAAGCAGAGTGAAGCTGTGCATCCCCAGAAGCTTGACACCATCGACGGCATGGTGTGA
- the gls2b gene encoding glutaminase 2b isoform X5, with translation MHSKPSGSGVENMLFYTITEGKEQVPISYFTAALKKNGLHPSDPRLKDCMEKLRQAVKESVGEVMMDKDLFHRCVGGNIVLLIQAFRKKFIIPEFDLFVQKINEIYEKVQKQSDGKVADYIPQLAKFSPELWGVSLCTVDGQRHSVGHTKQPFCLQSCVKPLQYAIAVHESGTEKVHRYVGMEPSGLKFNVLSLDDEDKPHNPMVNAGAILISSLIKPHSNKAEKFDYVMEFVKKMAGQEYVGFSNATFQSEKETGDRNFAIGYYMKEKKCFPLGADMIDALDFYFQLCSIEVTCESGSIMAATLANGGICPITGERVLSTEAVRNTLSLMHSCGMYDFSGQMAFHVGLPAKSGVSGAILLVIPNVMGVMCWSPPLDRVGNSVRGIHFCQELVSVFNFHNYDNLRHFVKKQDPRRQDGDDRNKSVFNLLFAAYSGDVSALRRFALSSMDMDLKDYDSRTALHVAAAEGHMDVVKFLTETCKVDPFVEDRWGNLPVDDAMQFGHDKLVKVLKDYQQECMQQEKKQSEAVHPQKLDTIDGMV, from the exons ATGCATTCAAAGCCGTCTGGTTCTGGAGTGGAAAACATGCTTTTCTACACCATCACAGAGGGAAAAGAACAAGTGCCCATCTCATACTTTACAGCA gcactgaaaaaaaatggtCTTCACCCATCCGATCCTCGCCTTAAAGACTGCATGGAAAAGCTCCGACAGGCTGTGAAGGAATCTGTTGGTGAGGTGATGATGGACAAAGACCTTTTCCACAG ATGTGTAGGAGGAAACATTGTTCTGCTAATCCAGGCCTTCAGGAAGAAGTTTATCATCCCTGAGTTTGACCTGTTTgtacagaaaataaatgaaatctaCGAAAAAGTGCAGAAGCAAAGTGATGGGAAG GTTGCAGACTACATCCCCCAGCTGGCTAAATTCAGCCCAGAGCTATGGGGTGTGTCTTTGTGTACAGTTGACGGACAGAG gcaCTCAGTAGGCCACACCAAACAGCCATTTTGCCTGCAGTCCTGCGTGAAGCCCCTGCAGTATGCCATTGCCGTACATGAGTCAGGAACAGAAAAGGTTCACCGCTATGTTGGCATGGAGCCCAGTGGACTCAAGTTCAATGTGCTTTCACTTGATGATGAAG ATAAGCCCCATAATCCCATGGTGAATGCTGGAGCCATTTTGATCAGCTCTCTTATCAAG CCTCACTCAAATAAGGCAGAGAAGTTTGACTAT gttaTGGAGTTTGTGAAAAAGATGGCTGGCCAAGAATATGTAGGATTCAGCAATGCCAC GTTCCagtcagaaaaagaaacaggcGACAGAAATTTTGCCATCGGATACTACATGAAAGAGAAGAAG TGTTTTCCTCTGGGAGCAGATATGATTGATGCCCTTGACTTCTACTTCCAG CTTTGCTCCATTGAGGTAACCTGTGAGTCAGGAAGCATCATGGCTGCCACTCTGGCCAATGGGGGAATTTGCCCAATTACAGGCGAGCGTGTCCTGAGTACTGAGGCTGTGCGAAACACCCTGAGCCTCATGCACTCCTGTGGCATGTATGACTTCTCTGGCCAGATGGCTTTTCAT GTGGGCTTGCCTGCAAAATCGGGAGTATCCGGTGCAATTCTGTTGGTGATCCCCAATGTGATGGGAGTGATGTGCTGGTCTCCTCCACTGGACAGGGTTGGAAATAGTGTCCGAGGAATACACTTCTGTCAG gaACTTGTGTCAGTGTTCAATTTTCACAATTACGACAACTTGAGGCACTTTGTAAAGAAACAGGACCCTCGCAGACAGGATGGCGATGACAGG AACAAGTCTGTTTTCAACTTGTTGTTTGCCGCCTACAGTGGAGATGTATCGGCACTGAGAAG atttGCGCTTTCTTCCATGGACATGGACCTCAAAGACTATGATTCTCGAACAGCGCTTCATGTTGCTGCAGCTGAGG GTCACATGGATGTAGTAAAATTCCTCACTGAAACCTGCAAAGTTGATCCATTTGTAGAAGACAG GTGGGGGAATCTACCGGTCGATGATGCCATGCAGTTTGGGCATGACAAGCTAGTGAAGGTGCTCAAAGATTACCAGCAAGAGTGCATGCAGCAGGAAAAGAAGCAGAGTGAAGCTGTGCATCCCCAGAAGCTTGACACCATCGACGGCATGGTGTGA